A genome region from Aliivibrio salmonicida LFI1238 includes the following:
- the mltC gene encoding membrane-bound lytic murein transglycosylase MltC, giving the protein MKNYWLSLLVCLSTVSCTPIFSGSNTSLRPGTTVCDQCSSINTSASSKPTSEQLANLASQIHSKWGDKEFLEAGKHRYVKYLDGYRTRAHIDFDKGKIYVSTVSQYEPKETLKKAIVSTILMPADPSHVDLFSDKSIPLRGRPFLLGQIKDQDNKNIEWPWRADRYATYLIDNHLKSKPIKRGNAYYVEISMVKDHLEQREFQYADLIKKASKEYDISIDLIYAIIKTESSFNPYAVSHAGAYGLMQVIPKTAGADVFSLVKKKPGIPTKEYLFNPANNIDTGTAYFYILKNRYLRDISHATNKHYSMISAYNGGSGGVFSTFDPNRTKAISEINRLQPNQLYWALTNKHPKAEARRYLEKVLAFQREFNEKA; this is encoded by the coding sequence ATGAAAAACTACTGGCTTTCTCTTTTGGTTTGCTTATCTACTGTTTCTTGCACCCCTATTTTTTCTGGCTCAAACACTTCCCTAAGACCTGGGACAACTGTCTGTGATCAATGCAGTAGTATAAACACATCTGCCAGTTCAAAACCGACAAGCGAACAGCTTGCAAACCTAGCGTCTCAAATACACAGTAAATGGGGCGACAAAGAGTTTTTAGAAGCCGGTAAACACCGTTATGTTAAGTATCTTGATGGTTACCGCACTCGCGCGCACATCGATTTTGATAAAGGTAAGATTTATGTTTCAACCGTCTCACAATATGAGCCAAAAGAGACACTCAAAAAAGCGATTGTGAGCACCATTCTTATGCCTGCCGATCCGTCACACGTTGATTTATTCAGTGATAAATCGATTCCATTGCGTGGGCGTCCATTTTTGCTTGGTCAAATTAAAGACCAAGACAATAAAAATATTGAGTGGCCATGGCGTGCGGATCGTTATGCAACCTATTTAATTGATAATCATTTAAAATCAAAACCGATTAAAAGAGGGAACGCGTATTACGTTGAGATCTCAATGGTCAAAGACCACCTTGAGCAACGCGAGTTTCAATACGCTGATTTGATTAAGAAAGCGTCAAAAGAATACGACATTTCCATTGATTTGATTTACGCCATTATCAAAACAGAAAGCAGCTTTAATCCTTATGCTGTCAGTCACGCAGGCGCGTATGGGTTAATGCAAGTGATCCCAAAAACGGCTGGGGCAGATGTCTTTAGTTTAGTGAAAAAGAAACCAGGTATTCCAACCAAAGAATACTTGTTTAACCCAGCGAATAATATTGATACTGGAACCGCATACTTTTATATATTGAAGAACCGTTACTTACGAGATATTAGCCACGCAACAAATAAGCATTACAGCATGATCTCGGCATACAACGGTGGCTCAGGTGGTGTGTTTTCAACGTTTGATCCAAATCGTACGAAAGCGATCAGCGAAATAAACCGTTTACAGCCAAATCAATTGTATTGGGCATTAACGAATAAACACCCTAAAGCTGAAGCGCGTCGATATTTAGAAAAAGTATTGGCGTTTCAAAGAGAATTTAATGAGAAAGCATAG